A region of the Nocardia asteroides genome:
CCAAAACCCTTGGACGACAAGTGGTTCGGTGCTCCGCTGGCGACATGACCTGCCGCGGCGTCAGGTGCCGCAAAGCATGCCGACCAATCGCCACGCGACGAATCGAGGGGGCTTTACGGGGTGTCGATCACGTCGGAACCGGTCGGTCCGCGTGTCGCCGGACTGCGCGTGCCGCCCGAACTTGTCGTACCCCGATGCGAACATGTGTTCGTGTCCACCGACTCGACAACCCGTCCGGCCCATACCCACTCGACGGTACGGTCCGCGTTCCGGCGTTCGCTGTCCGAGTACCGGTCTTCCCCGATTCGGGTAGTCCGCTACGCGCGCTTCGATGCCCGACCGCGCGGGACCATCGAGCAGGTCGCATTCCGATCCGGTACCCCCGAGCACGTACTGGATCGGAATGCGGCCTTCTCGCGCTGGGGCGTCGCTGGATCATTGCCCGGCCATTCGAAACAAATCGGGTGAATCTGTCGGTCGGCGGGACAATACTGACTCGGGTATCGGCCGGTCATCCGACCGGCGAATTGATCGGCGCCCGGGAATCCCGGCCGTCGCAGGCAACCACATCGAACTCATAGATCTCAGGAGAATCATGCCCGACGCAATAGTCGCCGAGGGTCTGGTCAAACGATACGGCCAGCTGGTGGCCCTCGATGGACTCGACTTGAACGTCCCGGAGGGGACCGTCACCGCACTGCTCGGTCCCAACGGCGCAGGTAAGACCACCGCCGTACGTGTGCTCACCACCCTGTTGGTGCCGGATGCCGGGCGCGCGACGGTCGCGGGCATCGACGTGCTGCGCGATCCACAGGCGCTGCGCTCCCGCATCGGGGCGTCGGGCCAGTACGCCGCGGTCGACGAATACCTCACCGGATTCGAGAATTTGGAAATGGTGGGACGTCTCTATCACATGGGCGTGCAGCGGAGTAAGGAACGTGCGCGCGAATTGCTCGAACGATTCCGGCTCACCGACGCCGCCGACCGGCCGGTCAAAGGATACTCCGGCGGTATGCGCCGCCGCCTCGACCTGGCCGGCGCACTGGTCGCGAATCCCCCCGTCCTGTTTCTCGACGAGCCGACCACCGGTCTCGATCCCCGTGCGCGCCTGGACCTTTGGGACGTCATCGAGGAACTGGTCGCCGGTGGGACCACGTTGCTGCTCACCACGCAGTACATGGAAGAGGCGGACCGGCTCGCCGACTCCATCGCGGTGATCGATCACGGCAAGGTGATCGCCAAGGGCACCGCGGACGAACTGAAGACCATGGTCGGCGGCGACCGCATCGAGCTGACCGTCGATCGTGTGGAAAACCTCGCGACGGCCGAGGCCGCGCTGAAGAGCCTGGCCGACGGCGAGATCCATCTCGAGCCCGGATTGCGCAGGATCATCGTCCCGGTCGCCGACGGATCGCAGGCTCTGGTGGAGGCGGTCGGGCGGCTGGCCGAGCACAGCGTGCAGATTCACGATGTCGGTCTGCGGCGCCCGTCGCTGGATGACGTCTTCCTCACCCTCACCGGCCATGAAGCGGCGCGGGCCGCCGACGGCGACAAGAAGATCGGCAAGCTGGAAGCTACGGAAGGAACGACCCGATGACCGCGACGGCCCCTGCCCTGACCAGGCCCTCGTTGGGCGAGCGGCTATCCATAGTGGTCAGCGACAGTGTGACCATCGCGAAACGCAACGTCATCAAGATCAAGCGGGTACCCGACGTCCTGATCTTCTCCACGCTCTCGCCGATCATGTTCGTGCTGCTGTTCGCCTACGTCTTCGGCGCGGCCATCGACGTGCCCGGACTCTCCGGCGGCTATCGCGAGTTCCTCATCGCGGGCATCTTCGCGCAGACCGTGGTGTTCGGCGCGACCTTCACCGGTGCGGGCCTGGCCGAGGACATGCAGAAGGGCATCATCGACCGATTCCGCTCCCTGCCGATGGCAACGTCGGCGGTGCTGGTCGGCCGCACGATCAGCGACGTGGTGATCAACGTGGTCAGCCTGACGGTCATGTCGCTGACCGGCCTGGCTGTCGGCTGGCGGATACGCGGTTCGTTCCTGGACGCGGTGCTGGCTTACATCCTGCTGCTGCTGTTCGCCTACGCGGTGTCCTGGATCATGGCCGTGGTCGGACTGCTGGTGCGGGCGCCCGAGGTGTTCAACAACGCCAGCTTCATGGTGATCTTTCCGCTCACCTTCATCGCCAACACCTTCGTCCCGAGCGAGAAGCTGCCCACCGTACTGCGGGTGATCGCGGAATGGAACCCGGTGTCGGCACTCACTCAGGCGACTCGTGACCTGTTCGGCAACACCAGCCCCCTGGCACCGACGCCGGACGCTTGGTCGTTGCAGCACCCGGTCATCACGTCCCTGGTCTGGGTGGTGGTGATCCTGGTGGTGTTCGTGCCGCTGGCCCTGCGTCAGTACAAGAAGACGGTCAGTCGCTGACCTGCGGTCGCTGACCTGCGAGCCCGTGTCAGCGATCGTGTTCCGCGCCGGCTCCCGCGACGTGGGTCGGCGCGGAGCCGTTGCGGGAGTATCCGATGCGCGGCGGCGCGGGGGCGGGTTCCGGCTGCTGCGGCCGCCGGGCGCGGACCAGATAGGCCACGCCGCCCGCCAGCGCGACGGCGGCCGCGACGATGAGCCGGTTACGTGAACGCGAAGAGACATGCAGGCGCCCCGAGGTCATTGGACCACTCTATGCACAGCCCGGCGATTCGCGCAGGAGGCCCAGCTCACAGCGTGGTGCGGCCCAGTTCGGCGGTCTCGGCGCCGACCGTGGCACGATGGGCGGCGTGACCTCACCGAATCAGACATCCGTGGCAACGCTGCACACGAATCACGGCGATATCAAGCTCGCGCTTTTCGGTAACCACGCGCCCAAGACGGTCCGCAATTTTCTAACTCTCGCCGACGGTTCGGCGCCGTACACCACCGCGAACGCCAGCGGAGGCAACACCGGCCCGTTCTATGACGGCGCCCTGTTCCATCGTGTGATGGCGGGCTTCATGATCCAGGGGGGCGATCCCACCGGTACCGGTCGCGGCGGCCCGGGCTACGAATTCGGCGACGAGTTCCACCCGGAGTTGCGGTTCGACCGCGGCTACCTGTTGGCGATGGCCAACGCGGGCCCTGGTACCAACGGCTCGCAATTCTTCATCACGGTCGGCCCGCAGCCGCACCTCAACCGCAAGCACACGATCTTCGGTGAAGTCGTGGATCCGGACTCCCGCAAGGTCGTCGACGCGATCGCGACCGCCAGGACCGATCGCAACGACCGGCCCATCGAACCCGTAGTCATCACCAAGATCACGATCGAATGAGCTCATGAATCCCCAGCCGCCCGCACCTTCCTGCGTCCGCCACCCGAATCGTCCGACCGGCCTGGCCTGCACGCGGTGCGGGCGGCCGTCTTGTGCCGAGTGCCTGCGTCCGGCGGCCGTCGGCCAGCACTGTGTCGACTGCCTGCGTTCGGATCAGCGCAGCGTCGCGCCGGTGCGCACCGTTTCCGGCGCGGCGGCTGCTCGCACGGCCGCGCCGTACGTGACCTACGCGCTGATCGCGTTGAATGTAGTGGTCTACGCGATCACCGCGGCCCAGGCGAAGAGCCTGATGGACAACCAGCGTGGCTCTGCCCTGTTCTTGGACTGGGTGCTGTACGCGCCCGCGGTCGCGGAGGGCGAATGGTGGCGAGTGCTCGGTTCCGGCTTTCTGCACTACGGGCCGATCCATCTGCTGCTGAACATGTTCGCCCTGTACGTCGTGGGCCGGGACGCCGAACTGGTGCTCGGCCGGCTCCGCTATCTCGCCGTGTATCTGGTCTCGCTGCTCGGCGGGTCCGCCGGGGTGATGTTGTTCGCGCAGAACAGTCTCACGGCCGGTGCGTCCGGCGCGGTGTACGGCATGTTCGGCGCGATCACGGTCATCCTGATCCGGCTGCGGCAGAACCCGAATCAGATGCTCATCATCATCGGCATCAACGTCTTCATCAGTCTGTCGCTGCCCGGAATCTCGCTGTGGGGGCATCTCGGTGGTCTGGCCGCGGGGACACTCGCGACGCTCGGCATCCTGTTCCTGCCCGGTTGGTTGCAAGTGAAGACGCCTGAGACGGCGCGGGCGATCGGCTGGGTGGCGGTAGCGGTCGTCGCGATCGCGGCCCTGGCGACGGTGACTGTGAGTGCCCTCACTTTGGCTGCCTGACAGCGGGATTCGCTTCACGTGAAACATTCGGCGTCCGGCCGCCTCGGATTGCTCGAGGTCCCGGACGCGGAGTCAGCGGGCCTTGTTTTCGGTGAGCCGTAGCGCTTCGACCAAGTCGCGGTAGACGAACTCCGGGTTGGCGCCCAGATCCCAGCGGCCGAAGATCAGCAGTCGATCCGAGCCGTCGCGCTCGACGTCGATCTCCAGCATCGGCATCTTGCGCCCCAATCGCCGGTAGCTCACCACCCGCGCGCGAATGATCTGATCGGGGACGTACTCGTCCGGTCCCGTCAGTGTGCGGACTACCAAGCGAGGGTGTGCCCCGGACACGACGGAGAGGCGAGGGCGTTGCCGGAACCCGAGTCCGGCCAAGGCGAGGAGTCCGACGGCTGCCAGTCCCACGAGCAGACGACTGGGCGCGTCGGTGGTCACGACCGCGGCAACGGCCAGGACGATGCCGCCCACCGTGACCGCGACGAGCGCGGCTGTGGGCGTGGTCCAGGCCAGGCTCGGTTCATCGCGGTCCCGCGGGCCGGGGACCGGGGGCTCCGGATTCACAGCACTCCTCAATCGCTCCTCGAGTTGTCCACAGGCTCATCCACAGGTGTGCATGAATGACACGTCTGTAATCCGTCTTGACGCGGCGGAGCTCAGCGCCAGCGCATCGTCATGATCAGGCCGACCACCATCAGGCCGAAACCGATCAGGAAGTTCCATGCGTTGAGGTCGTTCATCCAGCTGATCTGCTCGGCCGCCAAGTAGTAGACGAGCAGCCACACCAGACCGGCGAGCATGAACCCGAGCATGATGGCGACATACCAGACCGGAGACGGCCCAGCCTTCACCTTCACCGGGGTCCGGCTGGCAGGGTTGATCGTATAGTCGGTCTTCTTACGGACCTTCGACTTGGGCATGACGTCCTCGTATTCGGCGTGCAGGTCGTGGTCTCTAGGCTATCCCAACAGGTAATGGATGCGACGCCGCGCCGGGCAGGGACGTAATCTCGATGCCATGCGTGTTCTGGTCGTCGACAATTACGACAGCTTCGTCTTCAACCTGGTGCAGTACCTCGGTCAACTGGGTGTCGATGCCGTCGTCTGGCGTAACGACGATCCGAACCTGGCCGACGTAGACGCGGTCGTGCGCGACTTCGACGGCATCCTGATCAGCCCCGGTCCCGGTACTCCCGACCGTGCGGGCGCGAGCATCCCGTTGGTGCGCGCGTGCGCCGAACAGGCTGTTCCGCTGCTCGGCGTGTGTCTCGGCCATCAAGCGATCGGCGAGGCGTTCGGCGCCACCGTCACCAGGGCTCCGGAGTTGCTGCACGGGAAGACGAGCGAGGTCTTCCACATCGGCGCCGGCGTGCTGGCCGGTATGCCCGACCCGTTCACCGCCACGCGGTACCACTCGCTCACCGTGGTCGAGGACACCCTGCCGGAGGAGATCGAGGTGCTCGGACGCACCGAGAGCGGGATCGTGATGGCCATGCGACATCACACGTTGCCCATTCACGGCGTGCAGTTCCATCCGGAATCGGTGCTGACCCAGGGTGGGCACCGGATGCTGGCGAACTGGCTCGGCGTGTGCGGGAAGCGTCCCGCCGAAGGTTTGGTGCGGACGCTGGAGGCGGAGGTCGCCGCGCTGGTGCTGCAGTGACCCGTCCGCATGTGCTGCTGTCGGTCGCGGTGAGCCTCGACGGGTACATCGATGACGCGAGCCCCGAGCGGCTGCGCTTGTCCGACGCGGCGGACTTCGATCGCGTGGATCAGGTCCGCGCGGAATCGGACGCGATCCTGGTCGGCGCGCAGACCTTGCGCAGCGACAATCCGCGCTTGCTCGTCGACAGCGCCGAACGCAGGGCGGCCCGCGTCGCGGCGGGTAAACCGGAGTATCCACTGAAGGTGACGGTCTCGGCTGGCGGTGACTTGGATCCTGAGCTGCGGTTCTGGCACCACGGCGGCGACAAGCTCGTGTACACCACGACGGCAGGCGCGCCGGAACTCGCCGCCCGGCTGACCGGACTGGCCGAGATCGTGGATCTCGGTCGCGAACTCGATTTCGGCGCACTGCTGGACGATTTGGGCGGACGCGGCGTCGATCGCCTCATGGTGGAGGGCGGCACCCGCATCCACACCGCGTTCCTCGCCGCCGATCTGGCCGACGAACTGCACCTGGCGGTCGCTCCCGTCCTGGTGGGCGACGCCGCGGCGCCACGCTTTCTCGGCCCGGCCGACTTCCCGGGGGCGCCGCACCGCAGGATGCGACTCGCGGGCGTGACCCAGGTCGGTGATGTCGCCGTGCTGCGATATCTGCCGAAAACCGACCAAGCCTGACGCCGGAGTCGCACGCCGAATATCGCGTGCTGGAGCACGCGCCGACGCGCGGCCGCCCGTGGTCGGCATCAGCTCGCAGCGCATCGACCGGGCGCCGACGAGGCAGTCACGCCGACCGAAAGCGGCGACGGGAGTGACGCGAGGAGGCAGTTTCGCTGAACCGCCCCCTGCGCCGGTCCGAAAGCTAAGGACGCCCGTATACGGCGGTCACGAACTCGCCGAGCTGGTTGTCGTCCAGGTGCCTGGCCAGGTCCGCCTCACTGATCATGCCGACCAGCCGTTTGTTCTCGATCACCGGCATGCGCTTGACCCGGTTGCTTTCCATCTCATCGAGAACGACCTCGATGTCGGCGTTGGCGTCGACCCACCGTGGCGTCGCTTCGCACAGTTCAGACACCCTGCAGGCCGATGGCGACTTGCCCTGGGCGATGCACTTCACGACGATGTCGCGGTCGGTGACGATGCCGCACATCCGCTCGTTCTCGTCCGAGATGATCAAGGACCCGACATCGAGTTCGGCCATGGTGCGTGCGGCCTGCTCGATGGTCGTGTCCTTCTGGATCCACTGAACGCCGGGCTTCATGATGTCCTTGGCAGTGGTCATGAGCTACCTCCTCGTGCTCAGCTGCGCTGATTGGGATGGAGCAGCATCATTCTCCCGCAATTCACACCGGGTGGTCTCGTTTTCTCGATACCCGCGACCGCGGCCGGTCACGGCGGCCCGAGCACCCCCACGCCGACCAGGATGGCACTGTTCTTCTGGATCGAACTGCCCGCCGACGGTTGCTGGCTGAGGATGCGGCCGACATTGCCCGCGTCGAAGGTGCCCTGCGGAGACTGGCTGATCTGACTGGTGCTACCGGTCCAGCCTTCGGCGCGCAGCTTCTCCACGGCCTGCGAGACGGTGAGACCGAGCAGCGACGGCATCTTGAGATCACCCGCGGACACCTGGACGGTGACCGTGGAGCCCTTCTCCGCGTTGCTGCCGCCCGCCGGACTGGAAGCGACCACTTCGCCTTTGGGCTTCGAAGACTGCACCTCTTGGATGACGACCTTGAATCCGTTGCCCTCGATGTTCGGTTGCGCCACGTCGATCGACTGGCCGACGACGTACGGGACGCGGACCGCCTCGGGGCCGGTGCCGATCGTGACGACGACCTCCCAGTCGACGTCGACCTTCGAGCCCGGTGACGGATTCTGCTCGATCACCTGATCCTTCTCGGCGGTGCTCGACGGTATGCGCTCGACGTTCGGGTTCATCCGCAGGCCCTTGGAGTTCAACTCCTGCTCGGCCTGCTGCTGGGTGAGACCGGTGAGCTTCGGCACCTGTACCTGCGCGGGCCCGGTGGATACCTGGACTGTGACGGTGCTTCCCTCATCGATCCGCGAGCCGCCGAGCGGCTGTGTCGCGATCACGTTGCCTGTGGCGACCTTGCTGTCGGGCTTCTGCTGTATCGCCACCGTGAAGCCGAGCTTCTGCAAAGCCTCCTGAGCCTGCTGCGAGGTTTTGTTGGACAGGTCGGGAACGGCGACCTGATCCGGTCGGCTTCCCGGCCCGAGCAGCACCCAGAACAGCGCGAACACCACGGCGACGGCCGCGACGGCCCCGAGGGCGATATAGGCAGGCCGACGCTGGCCGTTCGGTTCGGCCGGATCCTGCTCGGCGGTGTCGTCGTCGCGCTCGACGGTGCGGTAGCTGCGCGGCGGGGGCTCGTCCGCGCCCATGATGGTGGTGCGGTCCTCGTCGGTCATCACCATCGGTGCGCTGGGCTTCTGGCCGCCGAGCACCCGGATCAGGTCGGCGCGCATCTCGGCGGCGGTCTGATACCGGTTGGCCGGGTTCTTGCTCATCGCCTTGAGCACGACCGAGTCCAGCTCGCGCGGTACCCCGGGATGTACGTGCGAAGGCAGCCGCGGATCTTCCCGGACGTGTTGGTAGGCGACGGCGACCGGCGAGTCGCCCGTGAAAGGTGGCTCGCCGGTGAGGATCTCGAACAGCACACAACCGACGGAGTAGACGTCCGAGCGGGCGTCCACGGTTTCGCCGCGGGCCTGTTCCGGCGAGAGGTACTGCGCGGTGCCGATCACCGCCGCGGTCTGCGTCATCGGGTTGGAGCTGTCGGCGATCGCACGCGCGATGCCGAAGTCCATCACCTTCACCGCGCCCGAGCGGTTGATCATGATGTTCGCGGGCTTCATGTCGCGGTGCACGATTCCGGCCTTGTGGCTGAAATCCAATGCGGCGCAGACATCCGCGATGATCTCCATCGCGCGGCGCGGCGGCATCGGCCCTTTGCCGCGCACGATGTCGCGCAGCGTGTCGCCGTCCACGTACTCCATCACGATGTACGGCAGTGGACCACCGTCGATCTCGGCCTCGCCGGTGTCGTAGACCGCGACGATGGCGGGGTGGTTGAGCGCTGCGGCGTTCTGCGCTTCGCGCTTGAACCGAAGGTAGAAGGTGGGGTCGCGAGCCAGGTCCGCCCGCAACACCTTGATCGCCACGTCCCGGCTCAGCCGGACATCGCGCGCCTTGTGCACCTCGGACATACCGCCGAACCCGATGATCTCGCCAAGCTCGTAGCGAGACGAGAGATTCTTCGGGGTCGTCATGGCTGTCCTTGCGAAGGAGTGGCGAATCCGCTGCGGGTAGCCGAGGGACCTCGGGCGCCGGGAATCTCCGGGAATGGTATTTCGATGGTGGGGACGCGCGGCCGGGTGGTGGTGGCCGAGGGCGCGGTTGTGGTCGGCTTCGTCGTGCTCGGTGCCGTGGTGGTGGGCGGCGGGGTGGTCGTCGTCGGCTCCGGGGTCGTGGTCGTCGGCTCGATGGTGGTCGGTTCCGGGGCTTCGGTCACCACCGGAGGAGGTGCGGGCTTGGGTGTGGTGGTGCTGGCAACCGGCGGGGCGGGCTTCGGGTTCGGCACGATCGCCGTGGTCGGCGAGGGCGTCGATCCCGGGTTGGTGTCCCCACCGAACAGCAGGAAGACCGTGAGGGCACCGAGCAGCACGGCGCCGATGCCGAGCCCGGCCAGCCATTTCTGTGTGGGGGTGAAGCGTTTGTCGTCGCCGGGCGGTGGATTGCCCGCCGCGCCACGGCTGAGCATGGTGGCCGGAGCTGCGACCGTACCCGCGCGATTCGCCGCGTCCACCGAGCCGGCCGCGGGCGTCGAGTAGCGCACCGTCGCACCGTCGAAGTCGGCTGACGCGGAGGGGATCACGGCGGTCGGGCCCGGTGGGAGCACCCGCGTGGCGCCGGTCAACGGCGCGGCGGGGTGGGCTCCACTCGGCGGAGGCGGACGCCGGCCCGCGCGCACCGCGGCGGCCGCGTCGGCGAACTCGCCACCGCTGGCGTATCGGCGGGTGGGGTCCTTCTCCATCGTGATCTCGATCAGTTCGCGCACGTTGCCGGGAAGGTCGGCAGGCATCGGAGGCGGAGTCTCGCGAACATGTTTCATCGCGACGGTGAGCGCCCCCTCGCCGGTGAACGGCCGCTGTCCGGCCAGCACCTCGTAACCGACCACGGCGAGCGAGTAGACATCGCTGGCTGCGGTGGCGTCCTCGCCGACCGCCTGTTCCGGCGCGATGTACTGGGCGGTGCCCATCACCATGCCGGTCTTGGTGACCGGGGAGGCATCCACCGCCTTGGCGATACCGAAGTCGGTGATCTTTACCTGGCCGGTGGGGGTGACCAGGATGTTGCCCGGTTTCACGTCGCGGTGCACGACGCCCGCGCGATGCGCCACCTCCAGCGCTCGCCCGGTCTGCTCGAGCAAGTCCAGGCCCTGGGCCACCGACAATCTGCCGAGCCGGTTGAGCACGGTGTTCAGCGGCTCGCCCTGGACGAACTCCATAACCAGATAGGCGATCTCGCTGCCCTGCGGATCGATGGTCTCGCCGTAGTCGTAGATCCCCGCGATACCGGAATGATTCAGCTGGGCGGTGGTCTTCGCCTCGGTGCGAAATCGATGCCGGAACGTCGGGTCGGCCGAGAACTCCGACTTCAGCACCTTGACCGCGACCCGGCGGTCCAGCCGCGTGTCCAGCGCTTCCCAGACTTGGCCCATGCCGCCGGTCGCGATCAGTCGCTGCAGCCGGTACCGGTCGGCGATCATCGCACCGTTGTTCAGCATCGAGGTCCCCGTACCTTCACTCGCACATCCATATCGTTCAGCCCCCTCGAAGACCGGCGTCCAAGACCGCGCGAGCCACCGGCGCGGCCACCGAACCACCGGTCGCGGCAAGCGCCCGGTCCCCACCGTTCTCCACGATCACCGCGATGGCGATCTTCGGGTTCTGGGCGGGGGCGAACGCGATGTACCAAGCGTGCGGCGGCGTGTTGCGCGGGTTGGACCCGTGCTCCGCGGTGCCGGTCTTGGACGCGATCTGATAAGGGGTCCGGCCACCTCCGGCGGTGTTGCTCTCCGACGCGATCATCAGGTTGGTCAGGTTCGACGCTACCTCTGCGCTGACGGCTTGGCCGACCGAGACCGGCTTGGTCTTGGACAGTTCACTCAGATCCGGGCGCTGCAACTGATCGACCAGATATGGCTCCATCCGGACGCCGCCGTTGGCGATAGTCGCGGCGACGACCGCGTTCTGCAACGGCGTCAACGCCACGTCGCGCTGCCCGATGCTGCTCTGCGCCAGCGCCGCGTCATCGGGAATCGTGCCGACGGTGCTCTCCGCCACCGGCATCGGAATCCCGGGGTGCGGTCCGATACCGAACGCGGCCGCTTCGTCCTTGAGTTTCGCGGCGCCCACCTTGACGCCGAGTTCGGCGAACGCGGTGTTGCAGGAGCGCCGGAACGCCTCGAACAGCGAAGCGGTCGGGTCGGGACCACACGTGGAGCCGTTGTAGTTCTCCAGTGTGGTGCTGGTGCCGGGCAGCGTGATATTCGGCGCGGCGGTGAACTGGTCCTCGGGAGTCGCGACGCCGTTGGCCAGCGCGGCGGCGGTGACCACGACCTTGAACGTGGACCCGGGCGGGTAGGTCTGGGAGATAGCGCGATTCAACATGGGATGGCGCGGATCCGCACTCAGGGTTTCCCACGCCTGGGTGCCGCGTGCGCCGTCGTGCCCCGACAGCAGATTCGGGTCGTAGCTCGGCGTGGACACCATGGTGAGGATCTTGCCGGTACTCGGCTCGATCGCCACCACCGAGCCGGTGTAGCCCTTGCTGGTCAACTGGTCGTAGGCGACCTGTTGCATCGCCGGGTCGATCGTGGTGAGCACGTTGCCGCCCCGCGGATCACGTCCGGAGATCAGGTCGACGAGGCGGCTGCCGAACAGTTGGTTGTCGGAGCCGTTGAGTACCGAGTCCTCGGACCGTTCCAATCCGGTGCTGCCGTACTGCATCGAGTAGAAACCGGTGACAGGTGCGTAGGCCTCCGGCTCGGTCGGGTAGGCGCGCAGGTACTTGTAGCGGTCGTCGGTCGCGACCGAGCTGGCCAGCACGGTGCCGCCCGCCGAGATCTGCCCGCGCTGGCGGGCGTACTCGTCCAGCAGCACCCGGGAGTTGCGTGGATCGGAGCGCAGGTCGTCGGCCTTGATCACCTGAACGTAGGTGGCGTTGGCCAGCAGCGCGACGACCATCACCATCACCGCGACCGCGACTCGGCGTAGTGGTGTGTTCATGTCAGGGGCCCCGCCTCGGGTCGTCCCGCGTCGCGGCGCAGCAGTTCCGTCTGCGCGTCGGCGAGTGGTGCCGGCTCCTTCTTCCGCACCGGGGCGGGTGCGCGGGCGGCGTCGGAGATCTTGATCAGCAATGCCAGCAACGCGTAGTTGGCCAACAGCGAAGAGCCGCCGTAGGACATGAAGGGTGTGGTGAGGCCGGTCAGCGGAATCAGCTTGGTCACACCCCCGACGACGACGAACAGCTGGATCGCGATGGTGAACGACAGGCCGGCCGCGAGCAGCTTGCCGAAGCTGTCGCGCACCGCGAGGGCGGTGCGCAACCCGCGCACCACGAAAACCAGGAACAGCACCAGCACCGCGGTGAGCCCGATCAGCCCGAGTTCCTCACCGATGGTGGTGATGATGAAGTCGGTCTTGGCGAAAGGCACCTGGTTGGGCCTGCCGCTGCCCAGACCGGTCCCGGCGAGACCGCCGGTGGCCAGGCCGAACAGTGACTGGGAGATCTGATAGCCGGTGTTGTTGTAGTCGTCGAACGGGTGCAGCCAGGTTTCCACCCGGACCCGCACATGGCCGAACAACTGGTAGGCGAAAACGAATCCGAGGGCCAGCAGTCCGCCGCCGATGACCAGCCAGCCGACCCGTTCGGTGGCGATGTAGAGCATCACGAGCACCGTGCTGAAGATCAGCAGTGAGGTACCGAGATCCTTCTCGAACACCAGCACGCCGATGCAGACGATCCAGACCGCCAGGATCGGGCCGAGGTCGCGGCCACGGGGGAACTCCATGCCGAGCACGTGGCGACCGGCGGCGGTGAACAGCTCACGCTTGGCGACCAGCA
Encoded here:
- the pknB gene encoding Stk1 family PASTA domain-containing Ser/Thr kinase — translated: MTTPKNLSSRYELGEIIGFGGMSEVHKARDVRLSRDVAIKVLRADLARDPTFYLRFKREAQNAAALNHPAIVAVYDTGEAEIDGGPLPYIVMEYVDGDTLRDIVRGKGPMPPRRAMEIIADVCAALDFSHKAGIVHRDMKPANIMINRSGAVKVMDFGIARAIADSSNPMTQTAAVIGTAQYLSPEQARGETVDARSDVYSVGCVLFEILTGEPPFTGDSPVAVAYQHVREDPRLPSHVHPGVPRELDSVVLKAMSKNPANRYQTAAEMRADLIRVLGGQKPSAPMVMTDEDRTTIMGADEPPPRSYRTVERDDDTAEQDPAEPNGQRRPAYIALGAVAAVAVVFALFWVLLGPGSRPDQVAVPDLSNKTSQQAQEALQKLGFTVAIQQKPDSKVATGNVIATQPLGGSRIDEGSTVTVQVSTGPAQVQVPKLTGLTQQQAEQELNSKGLRMNPNVERIPSSTAEKDQVIEQNPSPGSKVDVDWEVVVTIGTGPEAVRVPYVVGQSIDVAQPNIEGNGFKVVIQEVQSSKPKGEVVASSPAGGSNAEKGSTVTVQVSAGDLKMPSLLGLTVSQAVEKLRAEGWTGSTSQISQSPQGTFDAGNVGRILSQQPSAGSSIQKNSAILVGVGVLGPP
- a CDS encoding protein kinase, which gives rise to MLNNGAMIADRYRLQRLIATGGMGQVWEALDTRLDRRVAVKVLKSEFSADPTFRHRFRTEAKTTAQLNHSGIAGIYDYGETIDPQGSEIAYLVMEFVQGEPLNTVLNRLGRLSVAQGLDLLEQTGRALEVAHRAGVVHRDVKPGNILVTPTGQVKITDFGIAKAVDASPVTKTGMVMGTAQYIAPEQAVGEDATAASDVYSLAVVGYEVLAGQRPFTGEGALTVAMKHVRETPPPMPADLPGNVRELIEITMEKDPTRRYASGGEFADAAAAVRAGRRPPPPSGAHPAAPLTGATRVLPPGPTAVIPSASADFDGATVRYSTPAAGSVDAANRAGTVAAPATMLSRGAAGNPPPGDDKRFTPTQKWLAGLGIGAVLLGALTVFLLFGGDTNPGSTPSPTTAIVPNPKPAPPVASTTTPKPAPPPVVTEAPEPTTIEPTTTTPEPTTTTPPPTTTAPSTTKPTTTAPSATTTRPRVPTIEIPFPEIPGARGPSATRSGFATPSQGQP
- a CDS encoding penicillin-binding protein 2 encodes the protein MNTPLRRVAVAVMVMVVALLANATYVQVIKADDLRSDPRNSRVLLDEYARQRGQISAGGTVLASSVATDDRYKYLRAYPTEPEAYAPVTGFYSMQYGSTGLERSEDSVLNGSDNQLFGSRLVDLISGRDPRGGNVLTTIDPAMQQVAYDQLTSKGYTGSVVAIEPSTGKILTMVSTPSYDPNLLSGHDGARGTQAWETLSADPRHPMLNRAISQTYPPGSTFKVVVTAAALANGVATPEDQFTAAPNITLPGTSTTLENYNGSTCGPDPTASLFEAFRRSCNTAFAELGVKVGAAKLKDEAAAFGIGPHPGIPMPVAESTVGTIPDDAALAQSSIGQRDVALTPLQNAVVAATIANGGVRMEPYLVDQLQRPDLSELSKTKPVSVGQAVSAEVASNLTNLMIASESNTAGGGRTPYQIASKTGTAEHGSNPRNTPPHAWYIAFAPAQNPKIAIAVIVENGGDRALAATGGSVAAPVARAVLDAGLRGG
- a CDS encoding FtsW/RodA/SpoVE family cell cycle protein, whose translation is MSAPAPPSAGAFPSPPGGFAPAPPPSTRRNVELLLLAAAAVITTVSLFLVEASQEQSITWDIAKYGLAYLALFAIAHLAVRRFAPFADPLLLPIVALLNGLGLVLIHRLDLADQQTAAYNSWAIPSPDATQQILWTALGTLVFITLLIALRDYRTLARYSYTLGLIGLVALTIPALLPSKFSETNGAKIWIRLPGFSVQPGEFAKILLIIFFASVLVAKRELFTAAGRHVLGMEFPRGRDLGPILAVWIVCIGVLVFEKDLGTSLLIFSTVLVMLYIATERVGWLVIGGGLLALGFVFAYQLFGHVRVRVETWLHPFDDYNNTGYQISQSLFGLATGGLAGTGLGSGRPNQVPFAKTDFIITTIGEELGLIGLTAVLVLFLVFVVRGLRTALAVRDSFGKLLAAGLSFTIAIQLFVVVGGVTKLIPLTGLTTPFMSYGGSSLLANYALLALLIKISDAARAPAPVRKKEPAPLADAQTELLRRDAGRPEAGPLT